One stretch of Cygnus olor isolate bCygOlo1 chromosome 1, bCygOlo1.pri.v2, whole genome shotgun sequence DNA includes these proteins:
- the MTIF3 gene encoding translation initiation factor IF-3, mitochondrial, with protein MTTFCVTKLLCQATRNEKGYAKRFFGTLLTQTTQKGIFSPFCMVVPDPGKTTVFGLAQPFCTAEKSRREPKRKTAFGSVGRRIPYRILHIINQDGESLGNMHRADALRLMDQHNLKLVLLRENVEPPVYRLMTGQQIHEEQLKRAEKKKASSKTGLVQKELSFSSAIAKNDLETKTKQIAHWIEKKYHVKVTIRQAEDSNTDMFILFDRILETVSDKATYLSKPKAIKEGTGTCILRHMSDKELQAYQKAEKQKNSTVNQDGNEDQKSSELPQ; from the exons ATGACTACCTTTTGTGTGACGAAACTTCTATGTCAAGCAACCAGAAATGAGAAGGGATATGCAAAAAGATTCTTTGGTACTCTCCTGACACAGACAACACAAAAGGGAATCTTTTCTCCGTTCTGCATGGTGGTACCTGACCCTGGAAAGACAACTGTGTTTGGACTTGCTCAACCGTTTTGTACAGCTGAAAAATCTCGCAGAGAACCAAAACGGAAAACAGCGTTTGGAAGTGTTGGGCGAAGAATTCCCTATCGGATTTTGCACATCATCAACCAGGATGGAGAGAGCTTAGGAAATATGCACCGAGCAGATGCACTCAGACTTATGGATCAGCACAACCTGAAACTAGTTCTGCTTCGTGAGAATGTCGAACCTCCTGTATACAGGCTAATGACTGGGCAGCAGATTCATGAAGAGCAGCTTAAGcgtgcagagaagaaaaaagcaagttcAAAAACAG GGCTAGTTCAGAAGGAGTTATCCTTTTCTTCAGCTATTGCTAAGAACGACTTGGAGACCAAGACCAAGCAGATAGCACACTGGATTGAAAAGAAGTACCACGTTAAAGTTACCATCCGCCAAGCAGAAGACAGCAATACAGACATG TTCATCCTTTTTGATCGGATTTTGGAGACTGTGTCTGACAAAGCCACTTACCTTTCCAAGCCAAAAGCTATTAAAGAAGGCACAGGTACCTGTATTTTGAGACATATGTCTGACAAAGAGTTGCAAGCATAccagaaggcagaaaagcagaaaaacagtacAGTAAACCAAGATGGAAATGAAGATCAGAAGTCAAGTGAGTTGCCTCAGTGA
- the GTF3A gene encoding transcription factor IIIA — MAVEGAAGASPPGGSGGSSIGSAPAARPFICSFPGCDAAFSKGWRLDAHLCRHTGARPYVCGHEGCGKGFTREFHRARHLLTHTGEKPFECTADGCNQKFGTKSNLKKHIQRKHENQQKQYVCDFEGCNKSFKKHQQLKVHQCHHTNEPPFKCSHEGCGKSFSTPSRLKRHEKIHEGYACKKENCSYIGKTWTELLKHNKESHTEPIVCSECSKTFKRKDYLKQHQKTHAVEREVCRCPREGCGRTYTTVFNLQSHILSFHEEKKPFSCDHPGCGKVFAMKQSLARHMVDHDPEKRKLKLKTKRSRPKRSLASRLSGYIPPKTQPEKGAVVTESKTVDKPVENEIPTVEILTLQ, encoded by the exons ATGGCCGTGGAGGGAGCGGCGGGCGCGTCCCCgcccggcggcagcggcggcagcagcatCGGGAgcgcgcccgccgcccgcccgtTCATCTGCTCCTTCCCCGGCTGCGACGCCGCCTTCAGCAAGGGCTGGCGGCTGGACGCGCACCTCTGCCGGCACACGGGCGCG AGGCCGTACGTCTGCGGGCACGAAGGCTGCGGGAAGGGCTTCACGAGGGAGTTCCACCGCGCTCGGCACCTCCTCACGCACACCGGTGAAAAGCCGTTTGA GTGCACAGCTGATGGATGCAATCAGAAATTTGGAACAAAATCAAACCTAAAGAAACACATTCAACGCAAGCATGAAAATCAGCAAAAGCAATATGTG TGCGACTTTGAAGGCTGTAACAAGTCTTTCAAGAAACATCAACAACTTAAAGTTCACCAGTGTCACCACACCAATGAACCTCCCTTCAA ATGTAGTCATGAAGGATGCGGAAAGAGCTTTTCTACTCCAAGTAGACTAAAACGGCACGAGAAGATACATGAAG GCTATgcatgcaagaaagaaaactgctcaTATATTGGAAAAACGTGGACTGAGCTTCTGAAACATAATAAAGAAAGTCATACAG AGCCGATAGTTTGCAGTGAGTGTTCGAAAACTTTTAAACGCAAAGACTACCTCAAACAGCATCAAAAAACACATGCTGTGGAGAGGGAAGTCTGCCGCTGCCCAAGAGAAGGATGTGGGAGAACTTACACAACTGTATTTAACCTCCAAAGCCATATCCTCTcttttcatgaggaaaaaaagccattctcTTGCGATCATCCAGGCTGTGGAAAAGTGTTTGCAATGAAG CAGAGCCTAGCAAGGCACATGGTTGACCATGAtcctgaaaagagaaagctgaaattaaaa ACGAAGCGTTCTCGTCCTAAGAGGAGCTTAGCCTCTCGTCTGAGCGGATACATTCCTCCTAAAACGCAGCCAGAAAAAGGTGCGGTTGTGACAGAGAGCAAGACAGTGGATAAACCCGtggaaaatgaaataccaaCTGTTGAAATTCTGACTCTCCAGTAA